In a genomic window of Callithrix jacchus isolate 240 chromosome 22, calJac240_pri, whole genome shotgun sequence:
- the FCGRT gene encoding IgG receptor FcRn large subunit p51 isoform X2, whose translation MGLPRPQPWVLGLLLFLLPGSLGAESHLSLLYHLTAVSSPAPGTPAFWASGWLGPQQYLSYSSLRGQAEPCGAWVWENQVSWYWEKETTDLRMKEKLFLEAFKALDGKGPYTLQGLLGCELGPDNASVPTAKFALNGEEFMSFDLKQGTWGGDWPEALAISQRWQQQDKAASKELTFLLHSCPYRLREHLERGRGNLEWKEPPSMRLKARPGSPGFSVLTCSAFSFYPPELQLRFQRNGLAAGTGEGDFGPNGDGSFHAWSSLTVKSGDEHHYCCIVQHAGLAQPLRVELESPAKSSVLVVGIVVGVLLLTAVAVGGALLWRRMQSGLPAPWISLRGDDAGALLPTPGEAQDADWKDANSAPATA comes from the exons ATGGGGCTCCCGCGGCCGCAGCCCTGGGTGCTGGGGCTCCTGCTGTTCCTCCTGCCTGGGAGCCTGGGCGCAG AGAGCCACCTCTCCCTCCTGTACCACCTCACCGCAGTGTCCTCGCCTGCCCCGGGGACTCCTGCCTTCTGGGCGTCGGGCTGGCTGGGCCCGCAGCAGTACCTGAGCTACAGCAGTCTCCGGGGCCAGGCGGAGCCCTGTGGAGCTTGGGTCTGGGAAAACCAAGTGTCCTGGTATTGGGAGAAAGAAACCACAGATCTGAGGATGAAGGAGAAGCTCTTTCTGGAAGCTTTCAAAGCTTTGGATGGCAAAG GTCCCTACACCCTGCAGGGGCTGCTGGGCTGTGAACTGGGTCCTGACAACGCCTCGGTGCCCACCGCCAAGTTCGCTCTGAACGGCGAGGAGTTCATGAGTTTCGACCTCAAGCAGGGCACCTGGGGTGGGGACTGGCCTGAAGCCCTGGCCATCAGTCAGCGGTGGCAGCAGCAGGACAAGGCGGCCAGCAAGGAGCTCACTTTCCTGCTACACTCCTGCCCCTACCGGCTGCGGGAGCACCTGGAGAGGGGCCGCGGAAACCTGGAGTGGAAGG AGCCGCCCTCCATGCGCCTGAAGGCCCGACCCGGCAGCCCTGGCTTTTCCGTGCTCACTTGCAGTGCCTTCTCCTTCTACCCCCCGGAGCTGCAACTTCGGTTCCAGCGGAATGGGCTGGCTGCTGGCACCGGCGAGGGCGACTTCGGCCCCAATGGTGACGGCTCCTTCCACGCCTGGTCGTCACTGACAGTCAAAAGTGGCGACGAGCACCACTACTGCTGCATCGTGCAGCACGCGGGCCTCGCGCAGCCCCTCAGGGTGGAGCTGG AATCTCCAGCCAAGTCCTCTGTGCTTGTTGTGGGAATCGTCGTCGGCGTCTTGCTGCTGACAGCAGTGGCTGTGGGAGGAGCTCTGTTGTGGCGAAGGATGCAGAGTGGGTTGCCAG CCCCTTGGATCTCCCTCCGTGGAGACGACGCCGGGGCCCTCCTGCCCACCCCGGGGGAGGCCCAGGATGCTGACTGGAAGGATGCAAATTCGGCCCCAGCCACTGCCTGA
- the RCN3 gene encoding reticulocalbin-3 isoform X2, whose protein sequence is MMWRPSLLLLLLLLRHRVQGKPSPDAGPHGQGRVHQAAPLSDAPHDDAHGNFQYDHEAFLGREVAKEFDQLTPEESQARLGRIVDRMDRAGDGDGWVSLAELRSWIAHTQQRHIRDSVSAAWDTYDTDRDGRVGWEELRNATYGHYAPGEEFHDLEDAETYKKMLARDERRFRVADQDGDSMATREELTAFLHPEEFPHMRDIVIAETLEDLDRNKDGYVQVEEYIADLYTAEPGEEEPAWVQTERQQFRDFRDLNKDGHLDGNEDGRLSKAEILGNWNMFVGSQATNYGEDLTRHHDEL, encoded by the exons ATGATGTGGCGACCATCGCTTTTGCTGCTTCTGTTGCTACTGAGGCACAGGGTGCAGGGGAAGCCGTCCCCTGACGCAGGCCCTCATGGCCAGGGGAGGGTGCACCAGGCGGCCCCCCTGAGCGACGCCCCCCATGATGACGCCCACGGGAACTTCCAGTACGACCATGAGGCTTTCCTGGGACGGGAAGTGGCCAAGGAATTCGACCAACTCACCCCAGAGGAAAGCCAGGCCCGTCTCGG GAGGATCGTGGACCGCATGGACCGCGCGGGGGACGGCGACGGCTGGGTGTCGCTGGCCGAGCTTCGCTCGTGGATCGCGCACACGCAGCAGCGGCACATACGGGACTCGGTGAGCGCGGCCTGGGACACGTACGACACGGACCGCGACGGGCGTGTGGGTTGGGAGGAGCTGCGCAACGCCACCTATGGCCACTACGCGCCCG GTGAAGAATTTCACGACTTGGAGGATGCAGAGACCTACAAGAAGATGCTGGCTCGGGACGAGCGGCGTTTCCGGGTGGCGGATCAGGATGGGGACTCGATGGCCACTCGGGAGGAGCTGACGGCTTTCCTGCACCCCGAGGAGTTCCCTCACATGCGGGACATTGTGATTGCT GAAACCCTGGAGGACCTGGACAGAAACAAAGATGGCTATGTCCAGGTGGAAGAGTACATCG CGGATCTGTACACAGCCGAGCCCGGGGAGGAGGAGCCGGCGTGGGTGCAGACAGAGAGGCAGCAGTTCCGGGACTTCCGGGATCTGAACAAGGACGGCCACCTGGACGGGAATGAG GACGGGCGGCTGAGCAAAGCGGAGATCCTGGGCAACTGGAACATGTTTGTGGGCAGCCAGGCCACCAACTACGGCGAGGACCTGACCCGGCACCATGACGAGCTGTGA
- the RCN3 gene encoding reticulocalbin-3 isoform X1 yields the protein MMWRPSLLLLLLLLRHRVQGKPSPDAGPHGQGRVHQAAPLSDAPHDDAHGNFQYDHEAFLGREVAKEFDQLTPEESQARLGRIVDRMDRAGDGDGWVSLAELRSWIAHTQQRHIRDSVSAAWDTYDTDRDGRVGWEELRNATYGHYAPGEEFHDLEDAETYKKMLARDERRFRVADQDGDSMATREELTAFLHPEEFPHMRDIVIAETLEDLDRNKDGYVQVEEYIADLYTAEPGEEEPAWVQTERQQFRDFRDLNKDGHLDGNEVGYWVLPPAQDQPLVEANHLLHESDTDKDGRLSKAEILGNWNMFVGSQATNYGEDLTRHHDEL from the exons ATGATGTGGCGACCATCGCTTTTGCTGCTTCTGTTGCTACTGAGGCACAGGGTGCAGGGGAAGCCGTCCCCTGACGCAGGCCCTCATGGCCAGGGGAGGGTGCACCAGGCGGCCCCCCTGAGCGACGCCCCCCATGATGACGCCCACGGGAACTTCCAGTACGACCATGAGGCTTTCCTGGGACGGGAAGTGGCCAAGGAATTCGACCAACTCACCCCAGAGGAAAGCCAGGCCCGTCTCGG GAGGATCGTGGACCGCATGGACCGCGCGGGGGACGGCGACGGCTGGGTGTCGCTGGCCGAGCTTCGCTCGTGGATCGCGCACACGCAGCAGCGGCACATACGGGACTCGGTGAGCGCGGCCTGGGACACGTACGACACGGACCGCGACGGGCGTGTGGGTTGGGAGGAGCTGCGCAACGCCACCTATGGCCACTACGCGCCCG GTGAAGAATTTCACGACTTGGAGGATGCAGAGACCTACAAGAAGATGCTGGCTCGGGACGAGCGGCGTTTCCGGGTGGCGGATCAGGATGGGGACTCGATGGCCACTCGGGAGGAGCTGACGGCTTTCCTGCACCCCGAGGAGTTCCCTCACATGCGGGACATTGTGATTGCT GAAACCCTGGAGGACCTGGACAGAAACAAAGATGGCTATGTCCAGGTGGAAGAGTACATCG CGGATCTGTACACAGCCGAGCCCGGGGAGGAGGAGCCGGCGTGGGTGCAGACAGAGAGGCAGCAGTTCCGGGACTTCCGGGATCTGAACAAGGACGGCCACCTGGACGGGAATGAGGTGGGCTACTGGGTCCTGCCCCCTGCCCAGGACCAGCCCCTGGTGGAAGCCAACCACCTGCTGCACGAGAGCGACACAGACAAG GACGGGCGGCTGAGCAAAGCGGAGATCCTGGGCAACTGGAACATGTTTGTGGGCAGCCAGGCCACCAACTACGGCGAGGACCTGACCCGGCACCATGACGAGCTGTGA
- the FCGRT gene encoding IgG receptor FcRn large subunit p51 isoform X3, translating to MGLPRPQPWVLGLLLFLLPGSLGAESHLSLLYHLTAVSSPAPGTPAFWASGWLGPQQYLSYSSLRGQAEPCGAWVWENQVSWYWEKETTDLRMKEKLFLEAFKALDGKEPPSMRLKARPGSPGFSVLTCSAFSFYPPELQLRFQRNGLAAGTGEGDFGPNGDGSFHAWSSLTVKSGDEHHYCCIVQHAGLAQPLRVELESPAKSSVLVVGIVVGVLLLTAVAVGGALLWRRMQSGLPAPWISLRGDDAGALLPTPGEAQDADWKDANSAPATA from the exons ATGGGGCTCCCGCGGCCGCAGCCCTGGGTGCTGGGGCTCCTGCTGTTCCTCCTGCCTGGGAGCCTGGGCGCAG AGAGCCACCTCTCCCTCCTGTACCACCTCACCGCAGTGTCCTCGCCTGCCCCGGGGACTCCTGCCTTCTGGGCGTCGGGCTGGCTGGGCCCGCAGCAGTACCTGAGCTACAGCAGTCTCCGGGGCCAGGCGGAGCCCTGTGGAGCTTGGGTCTGGGAAAACCAAGTGTCCTGGTATTGGGAGAAAGAAACCACAGATCTGAGGATGAAGGAGAAGCTCTTTCTGGAAGCTTTCAAAGCTTTGGATGGCAAAG AGCCGCCCTCCATGCGCCTGAAGGCCCGACCCGGCAGCCCTGGCTTTTCCGTGCTCACTTGCAGTGCCTTCTCCTTCTACCCCCCGGAGCTGCAACTTCGGTTCCAGCGGAATGGGCTGGCTGCTGGCACCGGCGAGGGCGACTTCGGCCCCAATGGTGACGGCTCCTTCCACGCCTGGTCGTCACTGACAGTCAAAAGTGGCGACGAGCACCACTACTGCTGCATCGTGCAGCACGCGGGCCTCGCGCAGCCCCTCAGGGTGGAGCTGG AATCTCCAGCCAAGTCCTCTGTGCTTGTTGTGGGAATCGTCGTCGGCGTCTTGCTGCTGACAGCAGTGGCTGTGGGAGGAGCTCTGTTGTGGCGAAGGATGCAGAGTGGGTTGCCAG CCCCTTGGATCTCCCTCCGTGGAGACGACGCCGGGGCCCTCCTGCCCACCCCGGGGGAGGCCCAGGATGCTGACTGGAAGGATGCAAATTCGGCCCCAGCCACTGCCTGA
- the FCGRT gene encoding IgG receptor FcRn large subunit p51 isoform X1, which translates to MGLPRPQPWVLGLLLFLLPGSLGAALSLSAESHLSLLYHLTAVSSPAPGTPAFWASGWLGPQQYLSYSSLRGQAEPCGAWVWENQVSWYWEKETTDLRMKEKLFLEAFKALDGKGPYTLQGLLGCELGPDNASVPTAKFALNGEEFMSFDLKQGTWGGDWPEALAISQRWQQQDKAASKELTFLLHSCPYRLREHLERGRGNLEWKEPPSMRLKARPGSPGFSVLTCSAFSFYPPELQLRFQRNGLAAGTGEGDFGPNGDGSFHAWSSLTVKSGDEHHYCCIVQHAGLAQPLRVELESPAKSSVLVVGIVVGVLLLTAVAVGGALLWRRMQSGLPAPWISLRGDDAGALLPTPGEAQDADWKDANSAPATA; encoded by the exons ATGGGGCTCCCGCGGCCGCAGCCCTGGGTGCTGGGGCTCCTGCTGTTCCTCCTGCCTGGGAGCCTGGGCGCAG CTCTGTCTTTGTCTGCAGAGAGCCACCTCTCCCTCCTGTACCACCTCACCGCAGTGTCCTCGCCTGCCCCGGGGACTCCTGCCTTCTGGGCGTCGGGCTGGCTGGGCCCGCAGCAGTACCTGAGCTACAGCAGTCTCCGGGGCCAGGCGGAGCCCTGTGGAGCTTGGGTCTGGGAAAACCAAGTGTCCTGGTATTGGGAGAAAGAAACCACAGATCTGAGGATGAAGGAGAAGCTCTTTCTGGAAGCTTTCAAAGCTTTGGATGGCAAAG GTCCCTACACCCTGCAGGGGCTGCTGGGCTGTGAACTGGGTCCTGACAACGCCTCGGTGCCCACCGCCAAGTTCGCTCTGAACGGCGAGGAGTTCATGAGTTTCGACCTCAAGCAGGGCACCTGGGGTGGGGACTGGCCTGAAGCCCTGGCCATCAGTCAGCGGTGGCAGCAGCAGGACAAGGCGGCCAGCAAGGAGCTCACTTTCCTGCTACACTCCTGCCCCTACCGGCTGCGGGAGCACCTGGAGAGGGGCCGCGGAAACCTGGAGTGGAAGG AGCCGCCCTCCATGCGCCTGAAGGCCCGACCCGGCAGCCCTGGCTTTTCCGTGCTCACTTGCAGTGCCTTCTCCTTCTACCCCCCGGAGCTGCAACTTCGGTTCCAGCGGAATGGGCTGGCTGCTGGCACCGGCGAGGGCGACTTCGGCCCCAATGGTGACGGCTCCTTCCACGCCTGGTCGTCACTGACAGTCAAAAGTGGCGACGAGCACCACTACTGCTGCATCGTGCAGCACGCGGGCCTCGCGCAGCCCCTCAGGGTGGAGCTGG AATCTCCAGCCAAGTCCTCTGTGCTTGTTGTGGGAATCGTCGTCGGCGTCTTGCTGCTGACAGCAGTGGCTGTGGGAGGAGCTCTGTTGTGGCGAAGGATGCAGAGTGGGTTGCCAG CCCCTTGGATCTCCCTCCGTGGAGACGACGCCGGGGCCCTCCTGCCCACCCCGGGGGAGGCCCAGGATGCTGACTGGAAGGATGCAAATTCGGCCCCAGCCACTGCCTGA
- the NOSIP gene encoding nitric oxide synthase-interacting protein: MTRHGKNCTAGAVYTYHEKKKDTAASGYGTQNIRLSRDAVKDFDCCCLSLQPCHDPVVTPDGYLYEREAILEYILHQKKEIARQMKAYEKQRGARREEQKELQRSASQDHVRGFLEKESAIVSRPLNPFTAKALSVTSPDDAQPGPSVGPPSKDKDRVLPSFWIPSLTPEAKATKLEKPSRTVTCPMSGKPLRMSDLTPVHFTPLDSSVDRVGLITRSERYVCAVTRDSLSNATPCAVLRPSGAVVTLECVEKLIRKDMVDPVSGDKLTDRDIIVLQRGGTGFAGSGVKLQAEKSRPVMQA, from the exons ATGACACGGCACGGCAAGAACTGTACCGCGGGGGCTGTCTACACCTACCACGAGAAGAAGAAGGACACAG CGGCCTCAGGCTATGGGACCCAGAACATTCGACTGAGCCGAGATGCTGTGAAGGACTTTGACTGCTGCTGCCTCTCCCTGCAGCCCTGCCACGATCCTGTTGTCAC CCCAGATGGCTACCTGTATGAGCGTGAAGCCATCCTGGAGTACATTCTGCATCAGAAGAAGGAGATCGCCCGGCAGATGAAG GCCTATGAGAAGCAGCGGGGCGCCCGGCGGGAGGAGCAGAAGGAGCTTCAGCGGTCGGCCTCTCAGGATCACGTGCggggcttcctggagaaggaaTCGGCCATCGTGAGCCGGCCCCTCAATCCTTTCACAGCCAAAGCTCTCTCGGTCACCAGCCCAG ATGATGCCCAACCGGGGCCCAGCGTGGGTCCCCCAAGTAAGGACAAGGACAGAGTGCTGCCCAGCTTCTGGATCCCGTCGCTGACGCCCGAAGCCAAGGCCACCAAGCTGGAGAAGCCG TCCCGTACGGTGACCTGCCCCATGTCGGGGAAGCCCCTGCGCATGTCTGACCTGACGCCCGTGCACTTCACGCCACTCGACAGCTCGGTGGACCGCGTGGGGCTCATCACACGCAGCGAGCGCTACGTGTGCGCTGTGACCCGCGACAGCCTGAGCAACGCCACCCCCTGCGCTGTGCTGCGGCCCTC TGGGGCTGTTGTCACCCTTGAATGCGTGGAGAAGCTAATTCGGAAGGACATGGTGGACCCTGTGAGTGGAGACAAACTCACCGACCGCGACATCATCGTGCTGCAGCGG GGCGGTACAGGCTTCGCGGGCTCCGGAGTGAAGCTGCAAGCGGAGAAATCCCGGCCGGTGATGCAGGCCTGA